From the genome of Pseudomonas mohnii:
AATGATGTGGCGGCCAACCGGTTGACGGAAGATCTGGCTGTAGAACGTCGCCACGCCTTCAACGTCGCTGGCCGGAATGCCGAGGATCTCGCCGATGGCGTACAGGGCGCCATCCGGCACCCAGCCACGTTCCTTCTGGACGATCTTCAGGGCTTCGATCGACGCCGCGCGCGGGTCTTCGTAGTGATGCAGCTCGTGCTCGATGGCCGAGCGCTCGGTTTCGCTCAGGGCGAAACGGTCTGTCTGGATAAGCGTGCTGTTCATGCTTAGCGGTCCACGTCGGCCATAACGAAATCGATACTACCCAGGTACGCGATCAAGTCCGCGACCATGCTGCCTTTGATCACTGAAGGGATCTGCTGCAGGTGCGGGAAGCTTGGGGTGCGAATCCGGGTGCGGTAGCTCATGGTGCCGCCATCGCTCGTCAGGTAATAACTGTTGATGCCCTTGGTCGCTTCGATCATCTGGAAGGATTCGTTGGCCGGCATCACCGGGCCCCACGAAACTTGCAGGAAGTGCGTGATCAAGGTCTCGATGTGCTGCAGGGTGCGCTCTTTGGGTGGCGGCGTGGTCAGCGGGTGATCCGCCTTGTACGGGCCTTCCGGCATGTTGCGCATGCACTGCTCGATGATCTTGATGCTCTGGCGCATCTCCTCGACGCGCACGATGCAGCGGTCATAGGCATCGCCGTTGGCGGCCAGCGGCACTTCGAATTCGAAGTTCTCGTAGCCCGAGTAAGGACGCGCCTTGCGCAGGTCGAAGTCGCAACCGGTCGAACGCAGGCCGGCACCGGTGACACCCCATTCCAGGGCTTCCTTGGTGTTGTAGGCCGCGACGCCGATGGTACGGCCACGCAGGATGCTGTTGTCGAGGGCGGCTTTCTGGTATTCGTCCAGACGCTTTGGCATCCACTCGACGAAATCCTTCACCAGCTTTTCCCAGCCGCGTGGCAGGTCGTGGGCGACGCCACCGATGCGGTACCAGGCCGGGTGCAGACGGAAACCGGTAATGGCTTCGATCACCGTGTACGCCTTCTGGCGGTCGGTGAAGGTGAAGAACACCGGGGTCATGGCGCCGACGTCCTGGATGTAGGTACCCAGGAACAGCAGGTGGCTGGTGATCCGGAAGAACTCGGCCATCATGATGCGGATGACGTCGACCTTCTCGGGTACCTTGATGCCGGCCAGCTTCTCGACCGAGAGCACGTACGGCAGGTTGTTCATCACGCCGCCGAGGTAGTCGATACGGTCGGTGTACGGAATGAAGCTGTGCCAGGACTGACGCTCGGCCATCTTCTCGGCGCCACGGTGGTGGTAACCGATGTCCGGTACGCAGTCGACGATCTCTTCGCCGTCCAGCTGCAGGATGATGCGGAACGCACCGTGCGCCGAAGGGTGGTTCGGGCCGAGGTTGAGGAACATGTAGTCCTCGTTCGGGCCGGAACGCTTCATGCCCCAGTCTTCAGGCTTGAAGCGCGCGGCTTCTTCCTCGAGCTGTTGCTTGGCCAGGGTCAGGCTGTACGGATCGAATTCGGTGGCGCGCGCAGGGAAGTCCTTGCGCAGCGGGTGACCTTCCCAGGTCGGCGGCATCATGATGCGCGACAGGTGAGGGTGGCCTTTGAAGTCGATGCCGTACATGTCCCAGACTTCACGCTCGTACCAGTTGGCGTTCGGCCAGATGCTGGTGACGGTCGGCAGGCTGAGGTCGCTCTCGGAGAGGGCAACCTTGATCATGACGTCACTGTTACGTTCGATCGACATCAAGTGATAGAACACAGAGAAGTCGGCGCCGCTCGGCAGCCCTTGACGCTTGGTGCGCAGACGCTCGTCCACGCCGTGCAGGTCATAGAGCATGACGTACGGCTTGGGCAGGTTACGCAGGAAAGTCAGGACTTCGACGAGTTTGGCACGGGCAACCCAAAGCACCGGCATGCCGGTGCGGGTAGGCTGGGCGGTGAACGCCTCGGGGCCAAAACGGTTGTTCAATTCAACGACCACATCCTGGTCGTCTGCCTTATAAGGCGGGATGTACAGAGCACTGCCTGTAGTCATGATTTTT
Proteins encoded in this window:
- the nuoE gene encoding NADH-quinone oxidoreductase subunit NuoE encodes the protein MNSTLIQTDRFALSETERSAIEHELHHYEDPRAASIEALKIVQKERGWVPDGALYAIGEILGIPASDVEGVATFYSQIFRQPVGRHIIRVCDSMVCYIGGHESVVSEIQSKLGIGLGQTTADGRFTLLPVCCLGNCDKAPALMIDDDTFGDVQPAGVAKLLEGYV
- the nuoC gene encoding NADH-quinone oxidoreductase subunit C/D, encoding MTTGSALYIPPYKADDQDVVVELNNRFGPEAFTAQPTRTGMPVLWVARAKLVEVLTFLRNLPKPYVMLYDLHGVDERLRTKRQGLPSGADFSVFYHLMSIERNSDVMIKVALSESDLSLPTVTSIWPNANWYEREVWDMYGIDFKGHPHLSRIMMPPTWEGHPLRKDFPARATEFDPYSLTLAKQQLEEEAARFKPEDWGMKRSGPNEDYMFLNLGPNHPSAHGAFRIILQLDGEEIVDCVPDIGYHHRGAEKMAERQSWHSFIPYTDRIDYLGGVMNNLPYVLSVEKLAGIKVPEKVDVIRIMMAEFFRITSHLLFLGTYIQDVGAMTPVFFTFTDRQKAYTVIEAITGFRLHPAWYRIGGVAHDLPRGWEKLVKDFVEWMPKRLDEYQKAALDNSILRGRTIGVAAYNTKEALEWGVTGAGLRSTGCDFDLRKARPYSGYENFEFEVPLAANGDAYDRCIVRVEEMRQSIKIIEQCMRNMPEGPYKADHPLTTPPPKERTLQHIETLITHFLQVSWGPVMPANESFQMIEATKGINSYYLTSDGGTMSYRTRIRTPSFPHLQQIPSVIKGSMVADLIAYLGSIDFVMADVDR